Part of the Canis lupus baileyi chromosome 22, mCanLup2.hap1, whole genome shotgun sequence genome, tccttcctccatctcaTAATCagcaaattaataaaacaaaactaactcTGGAAATATCCAAAAGCACTGGCTTTGGACTCAGAAGGCCTCACTCTGAATCTATGCAATGTTACTCAATAACTATGTAATTCAAATCCTCAAAGTCTGTTTCCTTAGTCCATAAAAATGGGAGGAACACTTCCTTACAGTTGCTGAAAAGAGATTATGCATCCATAAGGCCTAACAAAATTTAAGCTTGGTTTGTATTTAATATAGGATTACAGTTTCCACATCATGCTATATAAAAATCTACTTTTGGTAGAGTATCTTAACGGATACCAAATATTCCAACATTATTAAGTACAACAATCACTGAAAAGGATAATGAAATGGTTCCAAGATACATACTACTTTAACAATAAAAGCTTCAAGAAACACCTTTAATGGCAACCATAAACttctgataaaaaataaaaaacacaacacCTCAATTTCTCACCATGACATTTAAGCCCTTCACTCTGGTTCCTGTCAAATTAATCACATCATTTCCCAAATCTGACATCTCATTCTTCCACACTGTTACACAAACTGTCATCTTCCTCTACTCAgaaaatcatcctttttttttttttttaatcagtgacCTAACCTAAGTCacccatttaaaaattcagtctaAGAGTTGTCTTTAAAAGAATGCACAATAACGGAATGATGCTGAGGACAGAAACTGGGTGGCTGGAGGTGCAGAGGCTTTCAGTTTATAGTCTTGTATATTTAGAGCTGTGTGAATGTATTACCTACACAGATAATAATTTTAAGCAGGAGTCAGTCTATTTCCTCCCCATACTAAATCTGGCTTTGTGTCCTAAACTGTTCTGATTAGCACCTTATATTTATTCTACCACTGTCTATAATGTATATCAAAGTACACGtttgataattattttcatataatctGAGATCTTGGCAGGGCAGGATAGTCCTCATTTCTGTATCCAAGTACTTACTATTTAGAGAACACAAAGTTGAATGGCATACTGTCACTTTAAGTGTTTTCTTGGGCATTCAACCTACTTGATGAGTATCTGCaagctttgtttttttggtcACATGATAGTCTGGTGGCAGGAAGGTTTAAGTTGGCAAGCTCTCTTATGAAACGCATCTAAATGTATCGAGTCATACACAGGGAACCTTAAAAATCTGCCCAAGTCTCAAATTCTAACTTTACCAATGAGGAAAACGGAGATAAAAGACTTAACCAAAGAAACGGACTAAGTGGTAGAAAAGCCAGGATTAGAACACAACTGCTATAAATCTTACATCATCATGACTTTTCTGGCCTAGAACAATGTCTCCCTTTCTCTGATTACATCCATACCATGCAATTATACTTTCAGATCAAAACTGAAGACTCTCGCTATGATTTATAGCATGTTAGGATGTGATCTGGGAGAGCAGTTTGTGGACTATGCAATTGCTAATATTTCGGTATGTGTATGCTTGccatacatacattatatacgAATTGTTGACAAATTATTTGtatacctcatttaatcctctcaacctCACCAACACaagtattatcctcatttttcatATGGGGGTAAACATGGGGTCTATAAGACTAAATAATGAGAGCTGAAGGCCAAAAAATGCTTCAGGTATATAGCATAGTTGGGACTTCAGCCCAGGCATGTCCAACTCCACTGTCTGTAACAGTCATTCACATTACACGCTAAAACATAATTAAACACTCTACTGATTCTATTTGACCAAgagcctccctctccttttttgtttttcaaaagctAGGTAGCTCAAATACAAAGATGGGTTTTGGTTTAACTTACAAAACTATTTAGTAAAACTTATTTCTAATTCTCCCCTAGAAACTAGTTAGTTTTAAACTTTGCTTTGGGCATCTTTCATTCACAGATTAAACAATTTACTTGTTTAATAATGAAGTATTGCCTAAAACgttaaaaattgcatttaaaacaCACCAGCGTTACTTACAAATAATCGACATATTAATTTCAGTTTCTCTTCTATCtatacattaatattattttatcaaattttagtGAAAGCTCATGGGGAAAGGAGGCTTTAAGTAATTTAACATTAGGACTTCACTTATTTGTCTTGCTTACTCCAACTAACATGGGACTTAGTGTATGTCCTACTCAATGATCTGCAGAATTTTAATGTAACCATCACATATAAACATACAACTTAataagagttcattctttttaacaaatgttaGTAGGgtacagagaaataaaactaagTCTAATATTGGGCTTTAAATTTGAGATGTAAGCAACCCAGAGAAGCATGAATGAAACTTAATTCAGCtgtttaaaagcagaaattatgAACATACTTTTTAGAGATATAAGCAAATAACATATCCTTAATATTATCAGCCAAATTTgaaatgtatacattaaaatacattatgaaaGTCATAGAACAATGTATAGGAATGATATGAATTGGTTACTGTTCCTAAATCTTTATGGAGGGGTTTTTGCCCTGAGCTATGTCAGATTGCCAGATTAAGAATGTAATAAATATTGAGTAATCTGGTATGTTCAAGAACTGCTGTGGGAAAGACCCAAATTATACCAATGATTCAGGTATGTACATTCTTTGTGGATGCAGTAATTTTATTAGACCACATAAAAGAGCAGCCTCAAATCACAAGTCCACTTGGTTTAGTATAAAGAAAAAACTAACATAAAGGATTTATTCCAAGTCAGGAATTTTGCTATTCATACCCCTTAAATACTGTCAACtattacaaatttttattaaactctGCTCTTCCCATTAACAAGAAATTACTTAGGGAACATCATCATTAAGGCCACATTAAAATAGACAAATCTGTTTTTATAAACCCCCTCTTCCTCATACTTAAGGAGTATTAAGAAATAAACAGTATTTGTTCAAAAAGGAAATACCTACTAGtctaaaacaattatttaaaaaaggaattagatGCCTTTTCTTCAGTAGTAGTAAGTGTTCCTAATTCCTTCTGAGACCCGTATTTCATGttattttgctctattttcttcTGTCTTGGTTATCTGCCATCACTCTctacctccccctgccccaacttctgttattttaggaaagaaaagcCAAGATCTTTTTATATTCCCCTATCAAAACCATTCCTCCGTAAAGAGACtaattttggtcttttttaaCCATCTGATTGTTGGGGGTGCTCTTTGTTACTAGAACACTAAAGCGCATGACTTACTTCCAATCTCTTCTGGTGCAGAGAAAGACTAAACTCTATTTCAAATTAGCAAATACCAGATCTATAAATCCAGTATCATGTTTTACTATTTCCAAAGCAGTGATATCAGAATTCTCAAAGAACAGTTTAATATTACACTTATCCTCAGGAAGTAGAAAACATATACAGCACAGTactagtattatttaaaaaaaaaaaatgacttctcaTAAAAGCAGTTTCATTCAAGATACTCCCCCTACAAGGAAAAAATAGTGTTACTAAAATAGCTACTTAGAGTGTGCCTTACGCACACACATATAAGCCCCTACGTTTACTAAAGGTTATGCAATGTACAGCCTATAGAATTTAGTTCATAAAAACTTTTGAACAATATATAGGTCACTgctaataaaaaaacaaaactaaagccATATTCCTACTGATACACTTTTGGACCATCAATCCTTCTGGAAATCTATAATTGCCTTTATTTAGAGCCATGTTTATGACTAAAGTATATTTTAGTAATTAGTATGGCACTCTGATGAATCCatcatttttcatattaaataataACGCCACTCATACACAGGATTTACACTTTGATCACAAAATCCTGGGTAAGAGTACATAAGATAACATGCAGTGTGTGATTTAAACAACTGAAAAGCTGGAAGGGCAAAACTATGTCCACATTTCAATATTGATAAAGAAACATAGCTCCCAAGAAATACAGATTCACCTAAGGAGCTTTCATTTGTAAAGACTAAATGCAGTGAGACTTTCAGAGCTCTATAGTAAGTATCTATAGATTATACAATAAAGAGTGACAGTTCTGGCTCTTATACATTTACATAATCTCAATCATCAAGTTAAAAACCTGCacaagtatgtgtgtatatatttgagatataCATATAATTGTATAAACAAAATTAGTAGTAATAGCACCTACCAGGGTACACCACTTAACATTCACAATTTATAATACTTAATCAGTAGTCATTAGCAAGCTACACAAATAAAGTCATTAAACAAGATATAAAGATATCTACCACTAAGGGATCCTTACAACCAGGTTTCTAACAATCCTTGGTTGTAGCTGACAGTTCACAATTGCAGCCATTCATAAGAGTTCCTGGAATGTGGCCTACAGGGTTCACATTGGTCAGCTATCTATGGAAAACGATCTGTACTGTGTTCCCTTTCCAAAAGGGCCAGTAATATTTTGCATCTCTCCCCATTTACCAAAAAGGGGTCTGTTAAGTGTGTAagtaatttaaacaaattttgtaACTTTCACTGGAAAAGTGGCTTTTTTATGAACTATATTTTCAACCATTACAATATTCTCCAGTTTATACAAAATCAGTTTAAAGAAACAACGGACTATAAGCCTTTCCAATGAGAAAGGCTAGAATAATATATAGACTTTAGAGTAATTACTAATATAGAGTCAACAGGCAGTGTTAactgaactttaaaatatattcttgctTTCTATATACAACCATCAGCCCTTTGAAAGGTATATTACTAAAATGTATGACTATAAAGTCCTCTTTTCAGAAAGTCTCAAAATGAAGCCTTGTATTATGGTAATGGAGCCAAAAATCACAAGATAGTTTTCAATATATCAAACTGAAGAAACTCAATCATTTGTTAatcttccattttccttccttttctcaaaaAACTAGTTACTAACACAGTAACTTAAAAGAGCAACTATTCACAAAATTTTAGGATCTGAAATTTGTCAATCCATTCACAAAGTCATAATTACTCAAGACCTGTCACtccaatgttttattttgcatttgaatGACTGCAACTAAAACTGTATGCAGATTTTAAGAAGGCAACCCcaaatcatattaaaattatgatttttgttGGTACGTTTTCCTCAAAAATAGTCATCTCAGTAATTTTAGCATACGCCTAGAAAAACTGTTATTTAATTTCAAGCATACAACTTTAAAATTCCCTTTTACAAAGgctttccattaaaaacaaaaacaaaaaactttctacTTAATGGATTTATTCCTTCACCAGGTGTGTTGGTCCAGAGACAAAATAGTCAAATGTGTAAGATTACATCTTGAAAACTAGCATGTTACATTAAAAACCAATGAAAGAGTataacaaaaattagaaatggacATTTGATAAGCAATGCAGATTTTAAAAgactgggtgggggagggaagtaACACATTTAATATAGGACTGCACACACATCAAAACCCCAGCACTGGATTAACTGTTGCAATTGATAAGAACAGATACGGTTAGTATCTGTAGTTCATTCACCTTCTGAAATAAGACTCTCAAAAATGATTAACCCTTTTAATAAAGTTAAGAGGATAAATAACTGCATTTTGAGGTCATACCCTAAAGAATACATCCCAGAGTTTCCATTTGTCAACAGAGCTCTCTGCTTCATGCCATATCATCGTATTAAAGTTCTGGGGAATTTAATTACAAAGGCTGTAAACAGAGAGGTggtgaagaggagagaaaatacattcttcATTTATAGATGTGCCTGTGTTTTATGAGGGGAGTGTGGTTTGGGAAACCACTCATCATTTCTTGAGATATGGGGGCAATGTACAATAGGAACAGAGAGGCAAGCAAATGATTATTTACCAACCCATGAGAAAAACCTGGCTTCTGGCAGCTAGAAAAGGGAAGATTATCTGTTGCCTCTTACAAAAGGTGAACAAATAAACTCAATCTGCATTTCAGATGTGCCCCTATGtgtgaaaaatgaaatatgggAGCAGATGTAAAGAGGGATTTTTCTGAATGGCTTGTGGAATCAATTTCTTACTTGGTTAGTCCCATCCATATAAAATTTCTCAATGACTAGCTAGCTGGGCTCACTTATGGGACACGTGGTATTCTCTAAGAGTTCTCAAATGGAAAAAAGACTCCCAACAAGCAAGTCACCtacaaaaaaagatgaactttGAATTACAAAAAGCAGAGAAGATGATTTCAGTGAGCATTTTTCAAACCAACAGAAGTATATAACAATAATTCAGGGctaattagaaatgaaaagttaAGAATGTGAAGGAACTcagaagaaacaagaagaaaaagcttTAACAGATCTCATTGTTCTACACACCAATTATTCTAGAAACCCATAAAAACAGCTTTTAACATATCTAAAATTAACCTCGCTCAAAAGAAAAAACTCCAGCAAATAAATGCTTAACTGTAAAGTACCTGAAACcttctctgtaatttttaaatgtaattttaaagctTTGTAACAAGtcggtttttaaaaatttgcaacgTGTGTCAAATTTTCCGGTGACATTTCCTGAAAACCACTTAAAATCCTCACTGAACCATAACCAAACATCAACTGTTGTAGAATTGGTATGGCAATACACCAATTTTCACTTAAACCATTATAGAAAGCATCCCTTAAATAGAGGGAGCCAATTATTGACATGAACACTTTTACTATAAAATTACTCTAACTTCAAGAACTGTAGCTTTTACTACTGTCAGAGTCTTATTTCATACCTCCCTTTctatagtaaaacaaaacaaaacaaaacaaaaaactgatggATGATAACACaccttttgctttaaaaaaaaaggggggggggtcttAACGATGTCACTGGGAAGCCTCCTGACCTTCTatgttcttttattaaaaaggCTGGAGGACGATATGATCTTCAAAGCCAGACATGACATTTCACCACTCTCTCCAGCCTTTGCAGACACACTGGAGGAGATTCCTTACATGGATCTATCCCTATTATACGACCTCTGGTTTTCCAGAATGGGAAACTTCTAATTGTATGTCCTGGTCTCCAAACTCACACTGACAAAACTCTGCCATAAGCGTTCAGGTGTGATTGTTACCTAAGAAAATGCTATGGGGCATAATCTACCAGGTACCACCTGTAAATCGAGAAAATTAAGCTTAAACCCATCTTTCTGAATGAACAAACGTTGTATCCTTATCCAATTCAATGCTCTTAAATGACTGTGACGAGACCAATTCTCTCATCACACACCTTTACATTAGCAATCTAAAACTAACGCCTTTTCAAAAACTGACAAATCAATCTGACTAAAAACGCAatttgtctatttaaaaaatgctaaggGCCTCaaactgcgggggggggggggcgaagaACTCTTAAGTTGCATTCTAAACTAGTGTTTGGTCAAGGGTTCCTATCAAGTATTTTAAGGAAGATTTCCATACCTGTCTTCATCGCCATCCACGGGAATAGCTATGCTGAACACAGAGGTGGCGAGACTGTTCATAGGTGTTAACTGAAGGGGGTTGGCCAGGGCATCTGCAACAGGAGGCTTCACGACAGGCTTAGTTTCAGCAATGAGAGAAAGTGGTGGTTGAGGTAGGGGTTCTGATTTTCTTCTGGTATCGTCGGCTTGCCCGACCAAAGGCTGGGTCTGAGTCTGGAACTGGCTTAGGTCAGCCTGCGGTAGACTCGTCGGTGCACTGGGTGTGCCTGGCGCTAAGGGCAGCCCACCGTGCGGGATTACGCTGCTGCTCCGGCTGACGGGCGTATGGCTGCTCAGCTGCTGCGACTGGGCCAGCGGCGCGGGGACATTTGGCATAGTAATGGAGGTGGTAGACGCACTAGGCACGCTTGGAGCGGGCGCGGCTGCAGGCACGTTTGGAACTCCGGGTAGAACGGCGTGGGGGCCGCCGGGCACGGCTGCCGGCGCCCCACTGCCACCCATCTGCGGCGGAGGCACGGACTGGGGCTGCACGGTCCCAGGGGGGACCAGGCCCGGCTGCACCGCGCATCCAAGAGCAGCCAGGGGCACTCCGGCCGGCTGACCGGGCGCCGCCTGTCCTCCGGGCGCGGGTCCCGGCCCCGGGGCCACGGCCTCGCCGGGCAGGGAAGCCACGCCCATTATCTGCGCCCCCACCGCGGCGGCAGTCGGGCCGGCGCCCACGGGAAGGCTCGCTCCGGCGCCGGTGGACGAGGGCTGCGCGGGGCTTGGCGGCTGCAGGCCGGCCACGTGCTGCTGTAGGTACTCACTCTGCCCCGCGGGCTGGACTGGCAGCAAATGCCCGGGCGGTAGCTGAGGCTGGGGGTACGCGAACGGCTGGGGCTGCTGCGTCGCAGGAGCGCCGACCGCGGGGCCCGGCTGCTGCGGCAGGGTTACATTCGTCAGCGGCAGCCCTTGTCCACTGGGGCCCTGCGGGAGGACGCCGGGGCCGGTTCCCTGGGGCTGGCTTGGCTGCGGGGCCGCGATCATTGGCTGTGGCCCGGCCGCGGCTCCCGGGAACGGCGGCACCGGAGCCGCGCTTTGAACCACAGCCCCACCTACGGGCGGCGGTGGCTGTGGCTGCCCAACGCCAAAACTCTGCGGCTGGGCCGGGGCGGGCTGGCTCATTTTCTCCGACGGGGGTAGCTGTGACACAGCAGTCAGGGAACTGTCAGTTCCCGAGTCGGGCCCGTGCGCCCCCGGCACGgaggccaccaccaccaccaccgaccCTCCGGTGGCGCCCAGGCCGCTGTCCCGCTCCGCAGTCTGGTCGAAAGTACTGCTGTGCCTAATGCAATCCCCGGACCTGGTCAGGACGCTGCTGTCTGAATCCCGCTCATAGTATTCCATGCACGTCCATCGGCCGCGTCGGTAGGGCTCCCCGCTCCCGTGGTCCAGCTTGATGACTCGAAAACGGGAACTGCAAGTGGTGGGGGGCTGTGCTGGGGCCGCAGTCCCAGGCCCGGCGGACGAGCCCGCCGCCGGGGGGGCGCCCGGTGCCCCCGCCGAGGGGGCCGCCGGGGTACCGGCCAGCGCGCCGGCCACGCTCCGGGCCGCCGCGGCTCCTCCTCCGTTGGCGGgagccgccgccgcggccgccagCTGTCCGTCCAGCAGGAGGTTCGGGGACACGGTCCCGGGAGTCTCCGCATCCCCAACATTGTTGAGCGTCTCTTCGGAGGAGCTGCGCTCGCAGACCTCCTCGGGGCCGTAGTCGGTGGCCCGAGACACGTCGAAGATCTCGGAGGACACGTCCTCTGTGCGCGACTCGTCCGGGTCGTCCAGGCTCTCGGTGTCCTCGGTGATGCTAGTGGCCACCTGGGCGGTGGTGACACTGGTGATCTGGAAGCAGCTCTTCTTCTTGGCCGGCATCTTGGACATGGTGAGggaggccggcggggggcggAGAGGCGCGCCGGCTCCTCCGCGGTGTGGCCGGAAACCGGCAAGGGGGGGCCCCCAGGAGGCAAAGTCCGAGTCCGCGCTGGGGTCGGGGAGGCCGGGCGGCCGCTGCTCAGAGCCCCCGGCCGCTCGGGGCGCCGGCCGCTCCGGGACGCATCCCTCCGCGCCGCTCCCTCCGGCTCTGCCCCCCGACGCCCTCGCGCGGCCGCTCCTCCTTCCTCGTCGCCTCCCGCAGCCGCGGCGCCTCAATTCAATCCCctcggcggcggcgcgggcgcgggcgcgggcgcgagGGCAGGGGCGGGCGGCCGGCTTCCTGCTCCCGGCGCCGGGGCCGCCGTGGTCGGCGCAGCTCGGCGCTCGGCGCGGTCCGCAGGCCTCGGCCGGGGGCGGGAGGGCgcgggagggcggcggggcggcggcggcggcggcggcggcggcggcgcgaggGGCGGCGTGAGGGGCGGCGCGGCCCCGCTCGGGCTCGTCAGCGCCGGGAAGCAGGGGAAGCGGCGGCGAGTCCGGAGCCGGGGAGTCCGGATTCCGGCCGGAGCCGCGGGCTGGGGCGGGCTGGGGCGGGCTGAAGGTCCGCGGGcggccccctcctccccggcgTCAGCCGGAGCTCAGCCCCGGGGCCATGTCGGCCGTCTCCGGCGGAAGCCCGCtccgggggagggagggaaggccgGCGCGGTCCTCCCCTCACGGGGGAGCCACCCCGCgggcggcggcgacggcggcggcggcggcctcccCGCGCGGCTCCTGAGAAGACtgaggggcggcggcggcggcggcgagcggAGACGCTCCGGCTGCGTGAGGTAGCGAGCGGCGGGAGCTTCCTCGGCTCCTCCTCGGTGCGCCCGGTCGGCGGACCCCGGAGAAACTGAAAATTCAAACTGCTCAAGCGGCGGCTGCAGCTCCCTCCCCTCGGCCAAGATGGGGCTGAAATGGCCGCGCCAGGGATGCTGGGAGGAGCAGCAgccccgctgccgccgccgccgcctctgtCGACTAAAATGCCGCCGCTGCCGCAGCCACCGCCagcgccgcagccgccgccgttCCGTGACGCGCCGGCGTCGTGACGtcagcgccccgccccctccggttTCCTGCAGTTTCGCGTGGaggcttggggaggggaggggaggggaagggtgggCGGGgctaaaggtttaaaaaaataaaaaagggagctttttttttaaatttaaatttttttttttttttttttttttttttttttgaattgagcATTTACGCTTCAGGTCTTTAGGAGTTGAAGAGCGCAAAGCCTCCTAAATGCGCAGCCTGGAGAAGCCGGACGACCGCGCCAGCAGGTTTTGTTCCGAGACGCCGGAACGCTGGATGGAGGTCATGTGCTGTGTCTAATgtttagcaaaaaaaaatcttaagagaaacAGGGGGCGATAGaaatgggggtgaggggggatTGAGGCAGGATAGAGAGGGGCGCTGCTTAGGGGGAGCGAGTCCCTTAAAAAAGTCTGCAGATAAATGCTGACCACTAGAGTCAGAGGCGAAATGGGGATGATTAACCAAGAGCAGCTAAGCCAGACTGAGTCAGAAAACTGATCTTTTCAGCCAGAAATTCTGTCTCCAACAATGGCATCAGGAGATGGTTATTCGCCCAGGGTGAggtcagtttaaaaaaagatgagaggtTACCAGCCTATTCCTAATTTTCCTGACTCTGCTGTGATTTCAGCGTCGAAGAGTTCATTTAAACTCCCGagactgttgtttttttttttttttttgactttcagCAAGAAAGCAGCTTACGGGCTCCATAAATGTAGAGCCTACCGCGTTAAATAGTtgtagttctttcttttgtttatccTAAAACCCTTAGTTGGAGCCAGAGTGTTACAAGGTTTGAATTGGGCCATGAACAACCAGAGTAAGTCAGAAAGCACCCTTTCCTCTCCCAGTTCAGAGAGCGGCTGTGAAGTGCTGGAGAGTTTTTCTCATCTTGTAG contains:
- the TSC22D2 gene encoding TSC22 domain family protein 2 isoform X1: MSKMPAKKKSCFQITSVTTAQVATSITEDTESLDDPDESRTEDVSSEIFDVSRATDYGPEEVCERSSSEETLNNVGDAETPGTVSPNLLLDGQLAAAAAAPANGGGAAAARSVAGALAGTPAAPSAGAPGAPPAAGSSAGPGTAAPAQPPTTCSSRFRVIKLDHGSGEPYRRGRWTCMEYYERDSDSSVLTRSGDCIRHSSTFDQTAERDSGLGATGGSVVVVVASVPGAHGPDSGTDSSLTAVSQLPPSEKMSQPAPAQPQSFGVGQPQPPPPVGGAVVQSAAPVPPFPGAAAGPQPMIAAPQPSQPQGTGPGVLPQGPSGQGLPLTNVTLPQQPGPAVGAPATQQPQPFAYPQPQLPPGHLLPVQPAGQSEYLQQHVAGLQPPSPAQPSSTGAGASLPVGAGPTAAAVGAQIMGVASLPGEAVAPGPGPAPGGQAAPGQPAGVPLAALGCAVQPGLVPPGTVQPQSVPPPQMGGSGAPAAVPGGPHAVLPGVPNVPAAAPAPSVPSASTTSITMPNVPAPLAQSQQLSSHTPVSRSSSVIPHGGLPLAPGTPSAPTSLPQADLSQFQTQTQPLVGQADDTRRKSEPLPQPPLSLIAETKPVVKPPVADALANPLQLTPMNSLATSVFSIAIPVDGDEDRNPSTAFYQAFHLNTFQESKNLWDSASGGGGVVAIDNKIEQAMDLVKSHLMYAVREEVEVLKEQIKELVERNSLLERENALLKSLSNNDQLSQLPAQQANTGSTSQQQAVIAQPPQPTQPPQQPNVSSA
- the TSC22D2 gene encoding TSC22 domain family protein 2 isoform X2, whose protein sequence is MSKMPAKKKSCFQITSVTTAQVATSITEDTESLDDPDESRTEDVSSEIFDVSRATDYGPEEVCERSSSEETLNNVGDAETPGTVSPNLLLDGQLAAAAAAPANGGGAAAARSVAGALAGTPAAPSAGAPGAPPAAGSSAGPGTAAPAQPPTTCSSRFRVIKLDHGSGEPYRRGRWTCMEYYERDSDSSVLTRSGDCIRHSSTFDQTAERDSGLGATGGSVVVVVASVPGAHGPDSGTDSSLTAVSQLPPSEKMSQPAPAQPQSFGVGQPQPPPPVGGAVVQSAAPVPPFPGAAAGPQPMIAAPQPSQPQGTGPGVLPQGPSGQGLPLTNVTLPQQPGPAVGAPATQQPQPFAYPQPQLPPGHLLPVQPAGQSEYLQQHVAGLQPPSPAQPSSTGAGASLPVGAGPTAAAVGAQIMGVASLPGEAVAPGPGPAPGGQAAPGQPAGVPLAALGCAVQPGLVPPGTVQPQSVPPPQMGGSGAPAAVPGGPHAVLPGVPNVPAAAPAPSVPSASTTSITMPNVPAPLAQSQQLSSHTPVSRSSSVIPHGGLPLAPGTPSAPTSLPQADLSQFQTQTQPLVGQADDTRRKSEPLPQPPLSLIAETKPVVKPPVADALANPLQLTPMNSLATSVFSIAIPVDGDEDSASGGGGVVAIDNKIEQAMDLVKSHLMYAVREEVEVLKEQIKELVERNSLLERENALLKSLSNNDQLSQLPAQQANTGSTSQQQAVIAQPPQPTQPPQQPNVSSA